One genomic window of Ctenopharyngodon idella isolate HZGC_01 chromosome 18, HZGC01, whole genome shotgun sequence includes the following:
- the aqp11 gene encoding aquaporin-11 yields MADLTVSLSLLVGIVVFSEVARRTALYLFPNRTWIIYVLEFISTFQLCACTHELKLLAEVGRVEPQIGLTLTYFISVVHGLSFHGAICNPTGVLEELCRGTLTRRCALTRISCQLIAAVVARLVMPLVWSLTLSDMHAQHTLMAFKCTNSPINAPLLQATAVELSCAFVMHTALSNVDKVEEKYRIHAIAAVITTLVYAGGHLTGAVFNPALAFSIQFPCPGNTFAEYSFVYWMGPILGMTGSLLIFDKVIPAISGKSTIPKHLNPNGLKKKKMT; encoded by the exons ATGGCTGATCTCACCGTATCTCTGTCCTTACTGGTGGGAATTGTAGTTTTTAGTGAGGTGGCGAGAAGGACTGCTTTATATCTATTCCCAAATCGTACATGGATCATCTATGTGCTGGAGTTTATTTCCACCTTTCAGTTGTGCGCGTGCACGCACGAGTTGAAGCTGCTCGCGGAGGTGGGCAGAGTGGAGCCGCAGATCGGACTGACCCTAACGTACTTCATCTCGGTGGTCCACGGGCTTTCATTCCACGGTGCGATCTGTAACCCCACCGGCGTTCTTGAGGAGCTCTGCCGCGGGACTCTCACGCGCAGATGCGCATTGACACGGATCTCATGCCAGCTGATCGCGGCTGTGGTGGCACGGCTCGTGATGCCTCTCGTTTGGTCACTGACGCTCTCTGACATGCATGCACAGCACACACTGATGGCCTTTAAATGCACGAACAGCCCAATTAATGCCCCTCTGCTACAGGCCACCGCGGTGGAGCTGAGCTGCGCGTTTGTGATGCACACTGCTTTATCTAATGTGGACAAAGTGGAGGAGAAATATCGGATTCATGCAATAGCTGCTGTCATCACCACCTTAGTCTATGCGG GTGGACATCTCACCGGAGCTGTGTTCAACCCAGCACTGGCATTCTCCATACAGTTCCCCTGTCCTGGAAACACTTTTGCTGAGTACAGTTTTGTGTACTGGATGGGACCAATACTAG GTATGACGGGCTCTCTGCTTATTTTTGACAAAGTGATCCCAGCCATTTCAGGAAAAAGCACAATTCCAAAGCACCTGAACCCTAATGGACTCAAGAAGAAAAAGATGACATGA